The Curtobacterium herbarum genome contains the following window.
TCCGGGGGCACACCGCCCCCTTCCTCGACACAGGGAGGCCGGCGATGCGCTCGCTCGTCTACACCAGCACGCAGACCCGGCCGATCTCGGACTCGGAGCTCGCGCAGATCCTGGCCGTCGGCCGCGAGAAGAACACGCGCATGGGGGTGACCGGCATGCTCGCCCACCGCGACGCCAACTGCATCGGGATCATCGAGGGCGAGGACGACGTCGTCCACGAGCGCTTCGAGCAGATCCGTCTGGACCCCCGGCACACGAACGTGCGGATGCTCTGCGACGACCCGGTGCAGCAGCGGTCGTTCCCGGACTGGTCGATGGCGTTCCAGCCCCTCGACCCGCTCATGCGGGACGTCCCCGGGTTCAGCGACCTGTTCGACGCCGACCGCCCGACGGACGTCGAGTTCGGCGTCTCGCGTGCCCGCGCCCTCCTCGAGTGGTTCCGGAAGCACCCGCTCGCGCCGCTGACCAACCAGGGGGCGTCCGATGACGAGGTCCCGCGCACCCGTGCCCTCAACGGCGCGATCGCGATCCTGCGCGACGGCGGGACGACCGCGTTCACGATCGACACCGTCGCCGAGCGGGGTGGCATGGAAGCCAGCGAGATCGAGGAGCTGTTCCCGACCCGCCACGCCCTGCTCGCGGCGGCGGTCGAACGCTGGACGCGCGCGGTGTCGGCGCCGCTC
Protein-coding sequences here:
- a CDS encoding BLUF domain-containing protein, which produces MRSLVYTSTQTRPISDSELAQILAVGREKNTRMGVTGMLAHRDANCIGIIEGEDDVVHERFEQIRLDPRHTNVRMLCDDPVQQRSFPDWSMAFQPLDPLMRDVPGFSDLFDADRPTDVEFGVSRARALLEWFRKHPLAPLTNQGASDDEVPRTRALNGAIAILRDGGTTAFTIDTVAERGGMEASEIEELFPTRHALLAAAVERWTRAVSAPLLPMISERGTIAFLHALLAAHIEEPGLMRLLASTLATATDPTLAGADYYRSVYGEFRQTIRTALAADVSTGREPATMDPERGAQQLLALYDGLRLQALLTNDTDPVDAFDRAASRMRRGWSEQYEQPTYWDTPAAPSR